The following proteins are co-located in the Blastopirellula marina genome:
- a CDS encoding glycoside hydrolase family 18 protein yields the protein MLARLSIAALLFCTILSAQLRADDADWVVAGYLPNYRIAEWSGEVGPVTDVILFGYSVSPDGKFNASKISASHRAAVQEAKQKSGCRVLFCVGGWGKSSGFAKMSADPELRKEFVQQIAAYCQENGFDGVDYDWEHPEDAAQIKALAQLLTETKSKFAEHGWLVTIAQASWQPLGKACYDAIDRVHLMSYDHGFPQATMEKSQIDVQRLMEDGCPAEKIALGMPFYGRNKDRKTRTYAQLIERPTFSKDTSLVDGYAFNGPQMVQQKVAFAKKKGLAGVMIWELGQDASGELSLLGVIEDAVR from the coding sequence ATGCTTGCCCGCCTATCGATTGCCGCTTTGCTTTTCTGCACGATTCTGTCAGCTCAACTTCGGGCGGATGATGCCGATTGGGTCGTGGCGGGCTACCTGCCGAATTATCGGATCGCTGAGTGGTCAGGCGAAGTGGGACCGGTGACCGATGTGATATTGTTTGGCTATTCGGTTTCGCCAGATGGGAAGTTCAATGCATCGAAAATCTCGGCATCGCATCGAGCCGCGGTTCAAGAAGCAAAGCAAAAGTCGGGCTGTCGCGTATTGTTTTGTGTCGGCGGCTGGGGCAAGTCGAGCGGTTTCGCCAAAATGTCGGCCGATCCCGAGCTGCGAAAGGAGTTCGTGCAGCAGATCGCGGCTTACTGCCAGGAGAACGGTTTCGATGGCGTCGATTACGACTGGGAACATCCTGAAGACGCCGCCCAAATCAAAGCGCTCGCCCAATTGCTGACCGAAACGAAGAGTAAATTCGCCGAGCATGGTTGGCTGGTCACCATCGCCCAGGCAAGTTGGCAACCGCTTGGTAAGGCGTGCTACGACGCGATCGATCGTGTCCATCTGATGTCGTACGATCATGGCTTTCCGCAAGCGACGATGGAGAAGTCGCAGATAGATGTCCAGCGATTGATGGAAGATGGCTGCCCAGCGGAAAAGATCGCACTAGGAATGCCTTTCTACGGACGAAACAAAGATCGCAAGACGCGTACCTATGCGCAGCTGATCGAGCGACCAACGTTCAGCAAGGATACTTCTTTAGTCGATGGTTATGCATTCAATGGCCCGCAGATGGTGCAGCAGAAGGTCGCCTTCGCCAAAAAAAAAGGTCTGGCCGGCGTGATGATCTGGGAGTTGGGCCAAGATGCCAGCGGTGAGTTGTCGCTTCTGGGTGTGATTGAGGATGCGGTTCGCTAG
- a CDS encoding glutamate decarboxylase, whose product MTLHSKKSAREIVDDDIYASKDLRRGLPKSQFPHAERDPRHVYSAIHDELMLDGNSRQNLATFCQTWVEDEIHQLMDECLDKNMIDKDEYPQTAEIEARCVRMLADLWNAPDEVNSVGCSTTGSSEAAMLGGMGMKRRWEAKRKKDGKPIDKPNLITGPVQICWHKFARYWDIELREIPLEGDRLIMTPEEVIKRCDENTIGVVPTLGVTFTCQYEPVQAVAEALDKYEKETGIDIPIHVDGASGGFLAPFCAPEIAWDFRLPRVKSINASGHKFGLSPLGVGWVIWRDEADLPEELVFWVNYLGGNMRDIALNFSRPGGQVVCQYYNFLRLGKEGYHKIHHACYETAQFLAKEIAKLGPFEILYGGEMDGGIPALCWKLKEGTDPGFSLYDYADRLRARGWQVPAYSLPADRQDLVIQRILVRHGVSRDLALLLLEDMRRALEHFEGHPVQTSLTEEEASGFHH is encoded by the coding sequence ATGACGTTGCATTCCAAGAAGTCCGCGCGGGAGATTGTGGACGACGATATCTATGCCTCGAAGGATCTTCGACGAGGGCTGCCGAAGTCGCAGTTTCCGCATGCCGAACGGGATCCGCGGCACGTCTATTCGGCCATTCATGACGAGCTGATGCTTGATGGCAACTCGCGTCAAAACCTGGCGACGTTTTGCCAGACGTGGGTTGAGGACGAGATTCATCAGTTGATGGACGAATGCCTCGACAAGAACATGATCGACAAGGACGAGTATCCGCAGACCGCCGAGATCGAAGCCCGGTGTGTGCGGATGTTGGCTGACTTATGGAATGCTCCGGACGAAGTGAATTCGGTCGGCTGCTCGACGACTGGTTCCAGCGAAGCCGCAATGCTTGGCGGCATGGGGATGAAACGCCGCTGGGAAGCCAAGCGAAAGAAAGATGGCAAGCCAATCGACAAGCCGAACCTGATCACCGGCCCAGTTCAGATCTGCTGGCATAAGTTTGCCCGCTATTGGGATATCGAACTGCGCGAGATTCCGCTGGAAGGCGATCGCCTGATCATGACGCCTGAGGAAGTCATCAAGCGATGCGATGAAAACACGATCGGCGTTGTGCCGACGTTAGGCGTGACATTCACGTGCCAGTACGAACCGGTCCAGGCCGTTGCCGAAGCGCTTGACAAGTATGAGAAAGAGACCGGCATCGATATCCCGATTCATGTCGACGGGGCCAGTGGCGGATTTCTGGCACCGTTCTGCGCGCCAGAGATCGCGTGGGATTTCCGATTGCCACGCGTGAAGTCGATCAACGCCTCGGGCCACAAGTTCGGCCTTTCGCCGCTCGGTGTGGGGTGGGTGATCTGGCGTGACGAAGCTGATTTGCCGGAAGAGTTGGTCTTCTGGGTGAATTACTTGGGCGGCAACATGCGGGATATCGCCTTGAACTTCTCGCGGCCTGGCGGTCAGGTCGTGTGTCAGTATTACAACTTCCTGCGTCTGGGGAAGGAAGGATATCACAAGATCCATCATGCCTGTTACGAGACGGCCCAATTCCTGGCCAAAGAAATTGCCAAGCTGGGACCGTTCGAGATTTTGTACGGCGGCGAGATGGACGGCGGTATCCCAGCGTTGTGCTGGAAACTAAAAGAAGGTACAGACCCTGGCTTCTCACTGTATGACTATGCGGACCGGTTGCGGGCTCGAGGTTGGCAAGTGCCGGCCTATAGCTTGCCGGCCGACCGCCAAGACCTCGTTATCCAGCGCATCCTTGTCCGGCACGGCGTCAGCCGCGACCTGGCGTTGCTACTATTGGAAGATATGCGACGGGCCTTGGAGCACTTCGAAGGACACCCGGTGCAGACAAGCCTGACGGAAGAGGAAGCGTCTGGGTTTCATCATTGA
- a CDS encoding alpha/beta fold hydrolase, translating into MVAIDLVPVEAGTGLAVTCSFHRAEKAGANRRVVAMHHGILHSWAHFLALIKQLNERGVHVLMIDQQSEDSRWRNCIGLGSYVEGMAAAIRSFQEAYPEYEVTSYVFHSMGAAIGEQMQERYPELRRPTVLMAPIPVQGATGVFVRLLLRRPFGMTRAILTLSVLSLVRRSEEVRRVFFDEHAGSSTVKGCCRHLKHSPFAAYLQLTLRYVLRFFRLQKHNEQPNLLLTSPTDYIFRSDGVVNEYRETEFFYRSGYHRADGTPWLQKAEIDGGHDFFLRHPDQVASEIVKFLELRDYFEIQRDVAPADKKRETTAAVANNRVHYFRIDSAHKIAGPRLHPLFVRNARLRNHRTGWKGRMR; encoded by the coding sequence ATGGTAGCAATCGATTTAGTACCAGTCGAAGCTGGTACAGGGCTCGCGGTGACATGTTCATTTCACCGAGCTGAGAAAGCAGGAGCGAATCGGCGTGTGGTCGCCATGCATCATGGCATTCTACATAGCTGGGCCCACTTTCTGGCGTTGATTAAGCAGTTGAACGAACGGGGCGTCCATGTGCTGATGATCGATCAGCAGTCGGAGGACAGTCGTTGGCGAAATTGCATTGGACTAGGTTCATACGTCGAAGGCATGGCGGCTGCAATCCGTTCATTTCAGGAGGCCTATCCTGAATACGAGGTCACGTCGTATGTCTTTCATTCGATGGGGGCGGCGATCGGTGAACAGATGCAAGAACGCTACCCCGAACTTCGCCGGCCCACGGTATTGATGGCGCCGATTCCTGTTCAGGGGGCGACTGGCGTTTTCGTTCGTTTGCTCTTGCGACGACCGTTCGGCATGACGCGGGCGATCCTGACACTGAGCGTCCTTTCGCTCGTCAGGCGTTCGGAAGAGGTTCGCCGAGTCTTTTTCGACGAGCACGCCGGCAGCAGCACGGTAAAAGGATGCTGTCGGCACTTGAAGCATTCTCCTTTCGCCGCTTATTTGCAGTTAACACTGCGTTATGTGCTGCGATTCTTCCGGTTACAAAAGCATAACGAACAACCCAACCTCCTGCTGACCAGTCCGACGGACTATATCTTTCGCAGCGATGGCGTGGTCAACGAGTATCGCGAGACGGAATTCTTCTATCGCTCGGGTTACCATCGCGCGGACGGAACGCCCTGGTTGCAGAAAGCAGAGATCGACGGTGGTCACGATTTCTTTCTGCGACATCCTGACCAAGTCGCCAGCGAGATCGTAAAGTTTCTGGAACTACGCGACTACTTCGAGATCCAACGCGACGTCGCTCCGGCAGACAAGAAGAGGGAAACGACAGCTGCGGTTGCGAACAACAGGGTTCACTACTTCCGAATCGACTCGGCACATAAGATCGCGGGGCCGCGATTACATCCACTGTTCGTGCGTAACGCACGGCTTAGGAATCATCGTACCGGCTGGAAGGGACGGATGCGTTAG
- a CDS encoding TolB family protein, which translates to MRRISTIFTICFFALCLGCFGSNVEHGLVRFDMSTDGRKVVFSSAAGDLFLLVLGTNQVTQLTETDRVETSPSFSPDGTQVVFARSYDDGLSFHLFNLDLATQTTTQLTDTPQTTDTYPRFGPDGKEIVFFRGHLLRNYSMGGKTWDDWDVYVMEADGTNVRRLTNEQYRSPGCVVQRAGKAVIFAATTNTSELAEQLLICSPDSEPTVREPTSKEAKHSQDLLIRDPNLSPDGTRFLYLAGWNLRYKFDISVETSGGKPAIYPIEHSHITRMPDLADDNNTLLFLRQVDSNAGSRPIYALWKLTLADGKLSEVASDQLFTEPQAWKPSPPDASSNPSLRAAMPDKS; encoded by the coding sequence ATGCGACGTATCTCGACCATCTTTACGATCTGCTTTTTCGCTCTTTGCCTGGGCTGTTTCGGCTCGAACGTGGAGCATGGATTGGTTCGTTTCGACATGTCCACCGACGGGCGAAAGGTGGTGTTCTCGTCGGCCGCTGGCGATCTGTTCTTACTTGTTTTAGGCACGAACCAGGTCACACAGCTCACCGAAACCGATCGCGTCGAAACGTCTCCTTCGTTCTCGCCGGACGGTACGCAGGTTGTGTTTGCTCGGTCGTACGACGACGGGCTTTCGTTCCATCTATTCAACCTCGATTTGGCAACGCAGACCACCACACAATTGACCGACACCCCGCAGACGACCGATACCTATCCCCGGTTTGGGCCCGATGGGAAGGAGATCGTCTTTTTTCGTGGGCACTTGCTTCGTAACTACTCGATGGGAGGCAAGACATGGGACGATTGGGACGTGTACGTGATGGAAGCCGACGGCACCAACGTTCGGCGGCTAACCAACGAACAATACCGTTCGCCCGGCTGTGTTGTGCAGCGGGCCGGTAAAGCGGTGATCTTCGCGGCGACCACCAACACCAGTGAACTCGCCGAGCAGTTGCTCATCTGTTCTCCTGATTCTGAACCAACCGTACGTGAACCAACATCAAAGGAGGCGAAGCATTCGCAAGATCTGCTGATCCGCGATCCAAACTTAAGCCCGGACGGAACGCGTTTTCTCTATCTCGCAGGCTGGAACCTTCGTTACAAATTTGACATCTCGGTCGAAACCAGCGGCGGGAAGCCAGCGATCTATCCGATCGAACATTCCCACATAACGCGTATGCCTGACTTGGCGGATGACAACAACACATTGCTCTTTCTCCGCCAGGTCGATAGCAACGCCGGGAGCCGGCCGATTTACGCCTTGTGGAAACTAACACTCGCCGACGGCAAGCTCTCGGAAGTCGCCTCAGACCAGCTGTTCACCGAGCCGCAAGCCTGGAAACCAAGTCCGCCCGACGCGTCTTCTAACCCGAGCCTAAGAGCTGCGATGCCGGATAAGAGCTGA
- a CDS encoding DUF3365 domain-containing protein, with protein sequence MPQPLPTLVLLTFTILLNTNTANAEPPNPPDIAVATSVAEARARAMLLHETIHGTLQVVHRDFFLEDESRVIPSASLEDVFESLEETFHVQLKWLVVETDVVNTDHQAEDAFEKDAVKALAQRKPYWEATTNEQYRFAGPIRLASQCLKCHVRNRKDTKARTAGLIITMPISRDVPQPATPRDIP encoded by the coding sequence ATGCCTCAGCCACTTCCTACCCTTGTTTTGCTTACCTTCACGATCTTGTTGAACACCAACACAGCGAACGCGGAACCGCCTAACCCACCTGACATCGCCGTGGCAACTTCCGTGGCGGAAGCAAGAGCCAGGGCGATGCTGCTTCACGAAACGATCCACGGAACACTTCAGGTCGTCCATCGCGATTTCTTCCTGGAAGACGAATCGCGTGTCATTCCTTCGGCTTCGCTGGAAGACGTATTCGAGTCATTAGAAGAGACCTTCCACGTACAGCTAAAATGGCTGGTCGTCGAAACTGATGTGGTAAACACCGATCACCAAGCGGAAGACGCGTTCGAGAAAGATGCCGTCAAGGCGCTTGCCCAGCGAAAACCTTACTGGGAAGCGACCACCAACGAGCAGTACCGCTTTGCTGGCCCAATCCGCCTGGCTTCGCAGTGCCTGAAATGTCATGTGCGAAACCGAAAGGACACCAAAGCTCGCACCGCCGGGCTGATCATCACCATGCCGATTTCACGAGACGTTCCCCAGCCGGCAACGCCTCGTGATATCCCGTAG
- a CDS encoding ATP-dependent nuclease, which yields MILTELTISNVGPFYGSEKVKFEESVTVFTGANDCGKSSILNAVELLCGVAGHDRELTESDVNFDRILSGNNGWKNDTEISCKAVFKMTELSKSHVKGVEAGQEVFIECQLAPISRKVTRVRFRANAEAGWRSGGAVSVGSFPKIIKLPLNEPIRSVIDLTSPNNSELGFLKSAFDPEFSFSKIQGLSPGMFSNLLSKAKGDLNSKLRRFLPDDITLEFDFVPTDPDRRGLSVNIRDHHEGHSPLELRGAGIQSLVSVMAALTSQSLDDCHFIVLFDEPENSLHADAQHVLRAFLETLGDSQNAQIIYATHSPSMINSMRGESLRLVKRSNDGGFARSKVIERPIDENFLPVRSSLGLNASDSLLYGPVTIVVEGPTEVLGIPIIFRRLWQEGVPGFEKVVTLLPLLHILDGSGDKFDKLCKVAISQGTRPVVFLDGDKKGQRLNSITNALPNVPVVLLEGSMEFEEIIPTDVYVNSLAEVMSEYYDNAVNDFTIVKFEAWNEGANLPQQMAFSKRIDRWVEETTGLSVEKPRVMKHALSSVNVDDVKLDELKVLLDKIVYELAKI from the coding sequence ATGATTCTTACCGAATTGACAATCAGCAATGTCGGTCCGTTCTACGGATCGGAGAAGGTAAAGTTTGAAGAATCCGTAACAGTGTTTACAGGAGCGAACGACTGCGGAAAGAGCTCCATTTTGAATGCTGTAGAGTTGTTGTGTGGAGTAGCCGGACACGATAGAGAGCTCACGGAAAGCGACGTCAATTTCGATCGTATATTGAGTGGTAATAACGGGTGGAAGAATGATACGGAGATTAGCTGCAAAGCCGTCTTCAAGATGACTGAGTTGTCGAAATCGCACGTTAAGGGAGTAGAGGCGGGGCAAGAAGTTTTCATTGAATGCCAACTCGCACCCATAAGTAGAAAAGTAACACGTGTGAGATTTAGGGCGAATGCGGAAGCTGGTTGGCGCAGTGGTGGTGCCGTAAGTGTTGGTAGTTTTCCTAAGATTATTAAACTGCCGCTAAATGAACCGATCAGATCCGTTATTGATTTAACTAGTCCGAATAATTCAGAGTTGGGGTTCCTTAAGTCGGCTTTCGATCCGGAGTTTTCCTTTTCGAAAATTCAAGGATTATCACCAGGGATGTTTTCCAACTTGCTTTCAAAAGCAAAAGGTGACCTCAATTCAAAACTACGTCGATTTCTTCCTGACGATATTACGCTTGAGTTTGATTTCGTACCTACTGATCCTGATAGAAGAGGCTTGAGTGTCAATATCCGTGACCACCATGAAGGGCACTCACCACTTGAGTTGCGTGGAGCAGGAATTCAGAGTCTTGTGAGCGTGATGGCGGCACTTACATCTCAATCGCTCGATGATTGTCATTTCATTGTACTGTTTGATGAGCCTGAGAACTCACTGCATGCAGATGCGCAACACGTTCTTCGGGCGTTTCTCGAGACTCTCGGAGATTCGCAAAACGCACAAATTATTTATGCTACGCATTCTCCTTCCATGATCAATTCGATGCGTGGAGAGTCATTGCGTCTTGTAAAAAGAAGTAACGATGGTGGCTTTGCCCGGTCTAAAGTAATTGAGCGTCCAATCGATGAAAACTTTTTGCCAGTGCGGAGTAGTTTGGGACTTAACGCATCCGATTCACTTCTTTACGGCCCAGTGACAATTGTTGTTGAGGGACCGACGGAAGTACTAGGAATACCCATTATATTTCGACGACTCTGGCAAGAAGGTGTTCCAGGATTTGAAAAAGTGGTAACGCTTTTACCTTTGTTGCACATTCTGGATGGATCAGGTGACAAATTTGACAAATTGTGTAAGGTGGCGATTTCTCAAGGAACTAGGCCCGTTGTTTTCTTAGACGGCGACAAGAAAGGCCAACGCTTGAATAGCATCACAAATGCTTTGCCCAATGTTCCGGTTGTTCTGTTAGAAGGAAGTATGGAATTTGAAGAGATCATTCCCACCGACGTCTATGTTAACTCGCTCGCAGAGGTAATGTCAGAGTATTACGACAATGCGGTGAACGACTTTACAATAGTGAAATTTGAGGCGTGGAATGAAGGTGCAAATCTGCCACAACAAATGGCCTTTTCGAAGCGAATAGACCGTTGGGTTGAGGAGACTACAGGGCTTTCTGTCGAGAAACCCCGCGTTATGAAGCACGCACTTTCTAGCGTGAATGTAGACGATGTGAAATTGGATGAACTCAAGGTATTGCTCGACAAAATCGTATACGAGTTGGCCAAGATCTGA